Proteins encoded in a region of the Desulfobulbaceae bacterium genome:
- the rfaE2 gene encoding D-glycero-beta-D-manno-heptose 1-phosphate adenylyltransferase: MHQLLMPAYAGFVQFDVIAGAYQDNLASVRRLLDGLNPGPGSLIVLPELWATGFAYDRLAELAEVIPDMVAALQDEAARYQCVIAGSLPEYDRVAQLCYNTLFLVGSQGIQGSYRKQQLFSPMAEDLHFTPGDAPQPVMTELGLVACLICYDLRFPDLARRQVGLGAGLIVVSAQWPSVRQEHWRTLLKARAIENQAFVVASNRCGMTGDTSFGGGSVIIDPSGRLLAEAGGDEECGLVRLEPQAIAEVRQKFCTVRESPYRHYDQDKVMTLPAVQQELAQLQSIGKRVVFTNGCFDILHQGHVTYLEAARRQGDCLVVGLNSDDSIRAIKGPERPVNREESRARVLAALGCVDYVVIFGEETPLRLITELLPDVLVKGADWPVEKIVGATEVIAHGGTVTTIPMVADCSTTGMIELIRRR; this comes from the coding sequence ATGCACCAGTTACTGATGCCGGCTTATGCCGGGTTTGTCCAGTTTGATGTTATTGCCGGGGCCTATCAGGATAACCTGGCCTCTGTCCGGAGGTTGCTTGATGGGTTGAATCCCGGTCCCGGCAGTCTGATCGTGTTGCCTGAATTGTGGGCCACAGGGTTTGCGTATGATCGTCTGGCAGAACTTGCGGAGGTCATCCCCGACATGGTGGCCGCCCTCCAGGACGAGGCGGCACGATATCAGTGTGTGATCGCTGGATCTCTCCCTGAGTATGACCGTGTGGCGCAGCTATGCTATAATACACTCTTTCTTGTTGGTTCGCAGGGAATCCAAGGTTCATACCGCAAGCAGCAGCTTTTCAGCCCTATGGCAGAGGACCTGCATTTCACGCCTGGTGATGCCCCGCAGCCGGTTATGACAGAATTGGGCCTTGTTGCTTGCCTTATCTGTTATGATTTGCGATTTCCTGATCTGGCGCGCCGACAAGTCGGACTTGGTGCCGGGTTGATTGTGGTTTCTGCCCAGTGGCCTTCGGTGCGCCAGGAACATTGGCGCACTTTGCTTAAGGCCCGAGCCATCGAGAATCAGGCCTTTGTGGTGGCCAGTAACCGATGCGGTATGACCGGAGATACCAGCTTTGGTGGCGGTTCTGTAATTATTGATCCCTCTGGCCGGCTTCTTGCCGAGGCGGGTGGTGATGAAGAGTGTGGATTAGTTCGTCTTGAGCCCCAGGCCATTGCCGAGGTCAGGCAGAAGTTCTGCACGGTTAGGGAATCCCCCTATCGTCATTATGATCAGGATAAGGTCATGACTCTGCCAGCAGTGCAACAGGAGTTGGCACAGCTTCAGTCTATTGGCAAACGGGTTGTTTTTACTAACGGCTGCTTCGATATCCTTCATCAGGGGCATGTTACTTATTTGGAGGCGGCGCGGCGGCAGGGAGATTGTCTGGTGGTGGGACTTAACAGCGATGACTCCATTCGCGCGATTAAGGGCCCGGAGCGGCCGGTCAATCGGGAGGAAAGTCGGGCCCGGGTGCTGGCGGCCCTAGGGTGTGTCGATTATGTAGTAATCTTCGGGGAGGAGACCCCCTTGCGCCTGATTACCGAACTTCTGCCAGATGTCCTGGTCAAGGGAGCGGACTGGCCGGTGGAAAAAATCGTTGGGGCCACCGAGGTTATAGCCCATGGCGGCACGGTGACCACCATCCCCATGGTGGCGGATTGTTCCACTACGGGGATGATTGAGTTGATTCGCAGGAGGTGA